One Fundidesulfovibrio magnetotacticus genomic window, GGCCCACCGCCTGGTCACGGACCTGCCCCGGCGCTATCCGGGCCTGGAGCTGGGCGTGGTGAACCTTCTGGAGACCATCGCCACCTATCTGATCTGGGGCGTCTACGCCCTGGCGGCCCTGCGCACGGTGGGGGCCGGGTTCACGAGCCTGGCCGTGGTGGCGGGCGGCCTCTCGGTGGGCGTGGGCTTCGGGCTGCAGAACATCATCAACAACTTCATCTCCGGGCTCATCCTGCTCTTCGGGCGCGCGGTGCAGGCCGGGGACGTGCTCCAGATCGGAGAGACCTGGGGCGTGGTGAAACGCGTGAACATCCGCAACACCGTGGTGCAGACCTTCGACAACGCCACGCTCTTCGTGCCCAACTCGGAACTCATCGCCCAGAAGATCCTCAACTGGTCCCACAACGACCGGCGCATCCGCCGCCACCTGGACGTGGGCGTGGCCTACGGCTCGGACACGGCCCAGGTGCAGGAGCTCCTGGCCCGGGCGGCCTCCGCCGCGCCCGGAGTGCTGGCCTCGCCCGCGCCCTCGGCGCAGCTCAAGGCCTTCGGGGCGCAGGGCATGGTCTTTCGGATCACCTTCTGGGTGGACGACCTGGACAACGCCGGCAAGGCCCTCTCGCGCACGCACATGGAGGTGGAGCGCATCCTGCGCGAACACGGAGTGGCCATCACCCCGCCCGTGGGCGCGTGAGGCCCGCTTTCCCGCCCGCCGGGTCGGCTTTTCCGTTTGACTCCCAAGACGAAGTGGGTAGAAAAAAGCCATGAGCGACCCTCCTGCCGAAAGGCCCGACAACGCCTGCGCGCTGGACCTTGCCCAGGAACGCAACCTCCTCTCCTCGGTGATCGACCAGATCCCCGACGACATCGTCATTCTCGACGCCCAGGCCCGCGTGGTGGACTTGAACCGCGCCGCGCTGGACCGCCTGGGAGGCGACCGGGAAGACTTCCAGGGGCGCTCCTGCTGGGAGTCGCTCTCCGGCTTCAAGGGCATCTGCGAGCCCGCCGCCGACGTGGAGCAGTGGGAGATGGTGCGCAAGGGCGGCAGGAGCGAGCAGGTGCACACCGTGGTGGACCACGAGGGCCAGCTGCGCTACTTCCGGGTGTACCTCTATCCCGTGATGGCCTCCTCCGGGGCGCTTTCCCACGTGGTGGTGCTGCGCCGCGACATCACCCAGGCCACGTCCATCGAGCGCCGCCTGCGCCAGTCGGAGAAGCTGGCCGCCGTGGGCGAACTCTCCACCTACGTGGCCCACGAAATCCGCAACCCGCTCTTCGCCATCGCCGGGTTCGCCAACTCGCTTTTGCGCTCGGGCGCGCTGGACGAGAAGGCCCGGGCCAAGGTGTCCATCATCCTGGAGGAATCGGGCCGCCTGGACAAGATCCTCAAGAGCCTGCTCAATTTCTCGCGCCCCACCCAGGGCATGGAGGGGCGCTTCGACGCCTCCCAGGTGTCCTCCCAGACCATGGAGCTCATGGGCCTGGGCATGCAGAAGCAGGGCATCGAGGCCACGGTGGACGCCGCCCCGGGGCTGCCCCTGGCCAAAGGCGACCCGGAACTCGTGAAGCAGTGCATCATCAACATGGTCAAGAACTCCGTGGAGGCCATGCCCGAGGGCGGCACGCTGGTGCTGCGCTGCTACGGGCGGGCCGACCGCGTGGTCATCGAACTGGAAGACTCGGGGCGGGGCATCCCCCCGGAAAACCTGGACCAGGTGTTCAACCCGTTCTTCTCCACCAAGGACCAGGGCGCCGGGCTGGGCCTGGCCATGACCAAGAAAATCCTGGACGAAATCGGCGGCGCCGTGGAGCTGGAAAGCGAAGTGGGCAAGGGCACCGTGGTGCGTCTGGTGCTGCCGCCGGTCACCGCCGCCGAGGACGTGGACGTTCAGGCGCACGCGGCCCCGCGCCACGACGGACTCTGGCGCGCCGGGGCCAACAACAAAGAGGAGGCATAGGTGTCGCAGGTCGTTCTGGCCACCCGCAACCAGGGCAAGGTCAAGGAGCTTCAGGCGCTCATGGAGGGTACCGGCATCGCGGTGCTGGGGCTCGACCAGTTCCCCCAGGTGGGCGAGATCGAGGAAACGGGTTCCACCTTCGAGGAAAACGCCCGCATCAAGGCCAAGACCGTGAGCGAGGCCACGGGGCTCATCGCCCTGGCCGACGACTCGGGCCTGGAAGTGGAAGCGCTGGACGCTGCCCCCGGGGTGCGCTCGGCGCGCTACGCGGGCGAAAAGGCCACCGACGCCGAAAACAACGCCAAGCTCCTGGAGGCCATGGCCGACGTGCCCAACGACAAGCGCGCCTGCCGCTTCATCTCCTGCGTGGCCGTGCACGCCCCCGACGGGCACGAACTGGTGTTCCACGGCGTGTGGCGCGGCAACCTGGCCCGGGAGCCCCGGGGCGAAAACGGCTTCGGCTACGACCCCCTCTTCGTGGACCTGGAACTCAAGCAGACCGCCGCCGAAATGGCCCCCGAGCAGAAGAACTGGCGCAGCCACCGGGGCCGCGCCGTGCGCGAACTGGTGAAGTACCTGCCGGGCTTCGTGGAGAAGGTGGCCCTGGAATCCGCCCTTACCCCCGAGGAGCGCGACCTCAAGGACCGCCTGGCAGGAGTGAAGGGCTGGCTGCGCGTGCTGTGCTGGGTGATGATGATTGTGGTGCCGCTCGTCTGCGCGGCCATCGTCTCGCGCAACCTGCGCTACATGGAGGCCCTCAAGCAGGCCAATGAGGTCTCGCGCGAGCTGGCCGCCGAAGTGGCCAAAGGGCTCACGGCAGAGAACGTGCTGGCCCTGGTGGTGGGCGCGGTCATGTTCTGGGCGGGCCTTTCGCTCTACCGGCGCAAGCGCGGCTCGGTGATGTTCGCCAAGATCGCCTGGTTCCTGGCCCCGCTGGCCAGCGGCCTCCAGTATTGCTTCATCTATTTCCTCAACTTTCCCGACGAGGTGCACGCCATGGCCACGGGACAGGTGCTGGCCAACGCCCT contains:
- a CDS encoding two-component system sensor histidine kinase NtrB; its protein translation is MSDPPAERPDNACALDLAQERNLLSSVIDQIPDDIVILDAQARVVDLNRAALDRLGGDREDFQGRSCWESLSGFKGICEPAADVEQWEMVRKGGRSEQVHTVVDHEGQLRYFRVYLYPVMASSGALSHVVVLRRDITQATSIERRLRQSEKLAAVGELSTYVAHEIRNPLFAIAGFANSLLRSGALDEKARAKVSIILEESGRLDKILKSLLNFSRPTQGMEGRFDASQVSSQTMELMGLGMQKQGIEATVDAAPGLPLAKGDPELVKQCIINMVKNSVEAMPEGGTLVLRCYGRADRVVIELEDSGRGIPPENLDQVFNPFFSTKDQGAGLGLAMTKKILDEIGGAVELESEVGKGTVVRLVLPPVTAAEDVDVQAHAAPRHDGLWRAGANNKEEA
- a CDS encoding XTP/dITP diphosphatase → MSQVVLATRNQGKVKELQALMEGTGIAVLGLDQFPQVGEIEETGSTFEENARIKAKTVSEATGLIALADDSGLEVEALDAAPGVRSARYAGEKATDAENNAKLLEAMADVPNDKRACRFISCVAVHAPDGHELVFHGVWRGNLAREPRGENGFGYDPLFVDLELKQTAAEMAPEQKNWRSHRGRAVRELVKYLPGFVEKVALESALTPEERDLKDRLAGVKGWLRVLCWVMMIVVPLVCAAIVSRNLRYMEALKQANEVSRELAAEVAKGLTAENVLALVVGAVMFWAGLSLYRRKRGSVMFAKIAWFLAPLASGLQYCFIYFLNFPDEVHAMATGQVLANALPALAAASTAIFYLNLSQRVRATYFLDR